A single Thermoleophilia bacterium DNA region contains:
- the ispD gene encoding 2-C-methyl-D-erythritol 4-phosphate cytidylyltransferase, whose product MNVGESRTDELWVIIAAAGESRRMGLPDGESKQFLLLRGEPIINHSVRRLLAMPEVAGLVVVVHPSHTVRFASALAAFDDSKPLLIAEGGRLRSDSVRAGLLMVPPSATAIAVHDGARPLFARHVFERSIDALDSFDGAVPAVEVSDTLKRADAGGLIETTIDRRGLWSVQTPQVFQASVLREVYAHKEFDGATDDAALVERAGYRVGLVPSTPANVKITTPADLPLAGALLAWEIEADV is encoded by the coding sequence GTGAACGTGGGTGAGTCGCGAACCGACGAGCTCTGGGTCATCATCGCCGCGGCGGGTGAGAGTCGCCGCATGGGTCTGCCGGACGGTGAGTCCAAGCAGTTTCTGCTCTTGCGTGGTGAGCCGATCATCAATCATTCTGTCCGCCGGTTGCTGGCCATGCCGGAGGTAGCCGGACTCGTTGTTGTGGTGCACCCATCCCACACGGTGCGCTTTGCGAGCGCGCTCGCCGCATTTGACGACAGCAAGCCCTTGCTGATCGCTGAGGGGGGGCGCCTGAGGTCCGATTCGGTGCGCGCCGGATTGCTGATGGTGCCGCCCTCGGCAACGGCAATCGCTGTTCACGACGGTGCCCGACCGCTCTTCGCGCGACACGTCTTCGAGCGGAGTATTGACGCGCTAGACAGCTTCGATGGCGCCGTTCCGGCGGTTGAGGTGAGCGACACTCTGAAACGTGCCGACGCAGGGGGTCTCATCGAGACGACTATCGATCGTCGAGGCCTATGGTCGGTGCAGACGCCCCAGGTCTTCCAGGCGTCTGTGTTGCGCGAGGTGTACGCACACAAGGAGTTCGACGGCGCGACGGACGATGCTGCGCTCGTCGAACGCGCCGGCTATCGCGTTGGGCTTGTTCCCTCCACGCCGGCAAACGTGAAGATCACGACGCCGGCCGACCTGCCGCTCGCGGGAGCACTCCTTGCCTGGGAGATCGAGGCCGACGTTTAG
- a CDS encoding CarD family transcriptional regulator: MYEVGDKVVYPHHGAGKIMRIEQKEILGQMRDYLTIQILHNDMTVMVPVENADRAGLRKVVDSVVIDEVLEVLCGDPTKMPKNWSRRYKHNRDKLKTGDIFEVAEVVRNLAIRHADKGLSTGEKQMFTKAKRILASELMYARDFKEEEATAFLEQVLETIHVDSPVADEPLRPAVVI; encoded by the coding sequence TTGTACGAAGTCGGAGACAAGGTCGTCTACCCTCATCACGGTGCGGGCAAGATCATGAGGATCGAGCAGAAGGAGATCCTCGGGCAGATGCGCGACTATCTCACGATCCAGATTCTCCACAACGACATGACTGTCATGGTGCCGGTGGAGAATGCGGATCGGGCAGGGCTGCGCAAAGTCGTCGACTCCGTCGTTATCGATGAGGTCCTCGAGGTACTGTGTGGTGATCCCACCAAGATGCCGAAGAACTGGAGTCGGCGGTACAAGCACAATCGCGACAAGCTGAAGACGGGTGACATATTCGAGGTTGCGGAGGTTGTGCGCAATCTCGCGATCCGCCACGCCGACAAGGGTCTCTCCACGGGAGAGAAACAGATGTTCACGAAAGCCAAGCGCATTCTCGCCAGCGAGCTCATGTACGCTCGCGACTTCAAAGAGGAGGAAGCGACGGCTTTTCTTGAGCAAGTGCTCGAGACCATCCACGTCGACTCGCCTGTCGCCGACGAGCCGCTGCGGCCTGCGGTCGTCATCTAG
- the radA gene encoding DNA repair protein RadA: protein MTARAQTAYVCRECGRREARWVGHCPACGSWDSFAEELVSEPGGRSGRSRFVQGERTGVSAAGPLALRLGDVASSSLERFTTGIDELDLVLGGGVVPGSLVLVGGEPGIGKSTLLLQALDRIAACGREVVLVCGEESAAQVKMRAERVCVAPDEISVLAATDLDEILPVLVARAPAAVVIDSIQTLSCDTSSALPGSVSQVREVADRFLRFAKETGTAVFLVGHVTKDGGIAGPRVLEHVVDAVLQFEGDAARFTRFLRASKNRFGSTDELGVFEMDASGLRGVDDPSRAFLGHGGAAGTAVHIAIEGSRCYLVEVEALVSRSELATPRRVAVGFDRNRLTTLVAVLERHAKLPLSTADVFVSIAGGIRVDEPAADLSVALAIASAERGVALPPRAAIFGEISLTGQLRSCSQSARRVTEAARAGFDIALVPAADARALSSGATGARSVREAITILLSTSTPRSTEATSDDGGV, encoded by the coding sequence GTGACGGCGCGAGCGCAGACGGCGTACGTCTGTCGTGAGTGTGGGCGCCGCGAAGCTCGCTGGGTGGGTCATTGTCCGGCGTGCGGGTCCTGGGACTCCTTCGCGGAGGAACTCGTCAGCGAGCCTGGCGGGCGCTCCGGGCGATCGCGATTCGTGCAGGGCGAGAGGACCGGCGTTTCTGCCGCCGGTCCTCTCGCCCTGCGTCTCGGTGATGTAGCATCGAGCTCTCTTGAGCGGTTCACGACTGGCATCGACGAGCTCGATCTCGTGCTCGGCGGCGGCGTCGTCCCAGGCTCGCTTGTGCTGGTCGGCGGTGAGCCGGGTATCGGGAAGTCAACGCTCCTTCTGCAGGCGCTCGATCGTATCGCGGCTTGCGGTCGCGAGGTGGTCTTGGTCTGCGGCGAAGAATCGGCGGCGCAGGTGAAGATGCGTGCCGAGCGCGTCTGCGTCGCCCCCGATGAGATCAGCGTTCTGGCTGCCACGGACTTGGACGAGATACTACCCGTCCTCGTCGCACGGGCGCCTGCCGCGGTCGTGATTGACTCCATCCAGACGCTTTCGTGCGACACTTCCTCTGCGCTGCCTGGCAGCGTGAGCCAAGTGCGGGAGGTCGCGGACCGCTTCTTGCGCTTCGCCAAGGAAACCGGGACTGCCGTGTTTCTTGTTGGACATGTCACGAAGGATGGTGGAATCGCAGGACCGCGAGTCCTCGAGCACGTCGTCGACGCCGTGCTGCAGTTCGAGGGCGACGCGGCACGCTTCACTCGCTTTCTGCGCGCCAGCAAGAATCGCTTCGGCTCTACGGATGAGCTAGGGGTATTCGAGATGGACGCCTCTGGCTTGCGCGGCGTCGACGATCCCTCGCGTGCCTTTCTTGGTCACGGCGGCGCGGCCGGCACGGCGGTGCACATAGCCATAGAGGGCAGTCGCTGTTATCTCGTCGAAGTTGAGGCGCTGGTGTCGCGCTCGGAGCTCGCAACGCCGCGCCGCGTGGCTGTCGGGTTCGATCGCAATCGCCTCACCACTCTTGTCGCGGTGCTCGAACGTCACGCCAAATTACCGTTGTCAACGGCGGATGTTTTTGTTAGTATTGCAGGAGGAATTCGTGTCGACGAACCTGCGGCCGACCTCTCTGTCGCGCTGGCCATCGCTTCGGCCGAGCGTGGCGTAGCACTTCCTCCGCGGGCCGCTATCTTTGGGGAGATCAGTCTGACTGGTCAACTTCGTTCCTGTAGCCAAAGCGCTCGGCGTGTAACCGAGGCTGCGCGTGCCGGCTTCGACATCGCACTGGTTCCCGCCGCGGATGCGCGCGCGCTCAGTTCTGGTGCCACGGGGGCAAGGTCAGTGCGCGAAGCAATCACCATTCTTCTCTCTACTAGTACACCGCGGTCGACCGAGGCCACGAGCGACGACGGGGGGGTTTGA
- a CDS encoding ATP-dependent Clp protease ATP-binding subunit, with product MFERFTERAKQVVVLAQEEARALRHNYIGTEHLLLGLLREEEGVAARVLEGLDVSVEEVRAAVVRIVGSSEEEPQGQIPFTPRAKKVLELALREALSLGHNYIGTEHILLGLVREDEGVAARILVDLDAEAEKIRNEVMRMLSGPGRRGQQQASPAQSEGKRAAKVLEQFGRNLTKLAEEGKLDPCIGRTNEIERVMQILSRRTKNNPVLIGEPGVGKTAIVEGFAQRIANHEVPELLKNKQVYTLDLAALVAGSKYRGEFEERLKKVMKEIREAGDIILFIDELHNLVGAGAAEGAIDAASILKPALARGEMQTIGATTMAEYRKYLERDVALERRFQQIKVPEPTGDQTVEILRGLRDRYEAHHRIRITDEALSSAAELADRYISDRFLPDKAIDLIDEAASRMRIRTMTAPPSYRELEDEISQVRKEKEAAIEAQEFEKAANLRDKERKLSHKKLEFEDEWKSSDEGMRASIGEDEIAEIVSMWTGIPVVKITEAESKKLLRMEQELHQRLVGQGQAVRAVSKAIRRSRAGLKDPRRPTGSFIFLGPSGVGKTELARTLAAFLFGDEEHLVQIDMSEYMEKHSVSRLVGSPPGYVGHEEGGQLTEVVRRKPYSVILFDEIEKAHPDVFNILLQILEDGRLTDAQGRTVDFRNTVLIMTSNIGAEHITREAPLGFAQSAVKGLTYDDMKSRITGELKRVFRPEFLNRVDEVIVFHKLEREEIKAIVDLMIGRLIEQLKPSGISIELTDAGRELLVEKGYDPLLGARPLRRAIQRYIEDKLSDAMLERQFSAGTVVMVDAANDDTVLTVDGEEVAGQVELPLVGLDEPVGHGVGFGRGVPNPEPDGPVAV from the coding sequence ATGTTCGAGCGTTTCACCGAACGCGCCAAGCAAGTTGTCGTCCTCGCACAAGAAGAGGCGAGGGCCCTGCGTCATAACTACATCGGCACCGAGCATCTACTCCTCGGGTTGCTGCGCGAGGAAGAGGGTGTGGCGGCGCGTGTTCTCGAGGGCCTAGACGTCTCAGTGGAGGAAGTGCGCGCGGCTGTCGTGCGCATCGTTGGGTCCAGCGAAGAGGAGCCGCAGGGACAAATCCCCTTCACTCCACGAGCCAAGAAGGTCCTTGAGCTGGCACTGCGCGAGGCGTTGTCACTGGGGCATAACTACATTGGCACGGAGCATATTCTCCTCGGCCTCGTGCGCGAAGACGAGGGTGTGGCGGCACGCATCCTCGTCGACCTCGATGCCGAAGCGGAGAAGATCCGCAACGAGGTCATGCGCATGCTCAGTGGTCCGGGCCGCAGGGGTCAGCAGCAGGCGTCGCCGGCGCAGTCGGAGGGCAAGCGCGCCGCGAAGGTGCTGGAGCAGTTCGGCCGCAATCTCACGAAGCTTGCCGAAGAGGGCAAGCTCGACCCGTGTATCGGTCGAACGAATGAGATCGAGCGCGTCATGCAGATACTCAGCCGTCGCACCAAGAACAACCCCGTGCTCATTGGGGAACCGGGTGTGGGTAAGACGGCGATCGTGGAGGGCTTCGCGCAACGCATCGCCAACCACGAGGTTCCCGAACTGCTGAAGAACAAGCAGGTGTACACCCTGGATCTCGCGGCGCTCGTCGCAGGCTCCAAGTATCGCGGCGAGTTCGAAGAGCGTCTCAAGAAGGTCATGAAGGAGATCCGCGAGGCGGGTGACATCATTCTCTTCATCGACGAGTTGCACAATCTGGTGGGTGCTGGTGCCGCGGAGGGCGCCATCGACGCGGCGAGCATTCTCAAGCCGGCGCTGGCTCGCGGCGAGATGCAGACTATCGGCGCGACCACCATGGCAGAGTATCGTAAGTACCTCGAGCGTGATGTCGCCCTCGAGCGGCGCTTCCAGCAGATCAAGGTCCCAGAGCCCACGGGCGACCAGACGGTGGAGATCCTTCGCGGTTTGCGCGATCGCTACGAGGCGCACCACCGCATTCGGATAACCGACGAGGCGCTGTCGTCCGCCGCCGAACTCGCCGATCGTTACATCAGCGACCGCTTTCTTCCGGACAAGGCGATCGATCTCATTGACGAGGCGGCAAGTCGCATGCGCATCCGGACCATGACTGCTCCGCCGAGCTACCGGGAGCTCGAAGACGAGATATCACAGGTGCGCAAGGAAAAAGAGGCGGCGATTGAGGCGCAGGAGTTCGAGAAGGCGGCGAACCTGCGTGACAAGGAGCGCAAGCTCAGCCACAAGAAGCTCGAGTTCGAGGATGAGTGGAAGTCGAGCGACGAAGGCATGCGCGCCAGCATTGGCGAGGACGAGATTGCCGAGATCGTGAGTATGTGGACGGGTATCCCGGTGGTCAAGATCACCGAGGCCGAGAGCAAGAAGCTCCTCCGGATGGAGCAGGAACTGCATCAGCGTCTGGTCGGCCAGGGGCAGGCCGTGCGCGCAGTGAGCAAAGCCATCCGGCGCAGTCGGGCCGGACTCAAGGACCCGCGGCGTCCAACTGGCTCTTTCATCTTCCTCGGGCCGTCCGGAGTCGGCAAGACAGAGCTCGCGCGTACGCTCGCCGCATTCCTTTTCGGTGACGAGGAGCATCTCGTCCAGATCGACATGAGCGAGTACATGGAGAAGCACTCGGTGTCACGCCTTGTCGGGTCGCCGCCTGGTTACGTCGGACACGAAGAGGGCGGGCAGCTCACCGAAGTCGTGCGCCGCAAACCATACAGCGTGATCCTGTTCGACGAGATCGAGAAGGCGCATCCGGATGTGTTCAACATCTTGCTTCAGATCCTCGAAGACGGTCGGCTCACCGATGCCCAGGGGCGGACCGTCGACTTCCGCAATACGGTGCTCATCATGACGAGCAACATAGGTGCTGAGCACATCACGCGCGAGGCGCCACTCGGTTTTGCGCAGTCGGCCGTTAAGGGTCTCACGTACGATGACATGAAGTCGCGTATTACGGGAGAGCTCAAGCGCGTCTTCCGGCCGGAGTTCCTCAATCGTGTCGACGAGGTCATCGTCTTCCACAAGCTGGAACGCGAAGAGATCAAGGCGATCGTCGACCTCATGATCGGGCGCCTCATCGAGCAACTCAAGCCGAGCGGCATTAGCATCGAGCTTACGGATGCCGGGCGCGAACTCCTCGTCGAGAAGGGGTACGATCCGCTGCTGGGCGCACGGCCGTTGCGACGTGCGATTCAGCGGTACATCGAAGACAAGCTCAGCGATGCAATGCTTGAGCGTCAGTTCTCGGCGGGAACCGTGGTCATGGTCGATGCCGCCAACGACGACACTGTGCTCACGGTGGACGGCGAGGAAGTTGCCGGGCAGGTTGAGTTGCCGCTCGTCGGCCTGGATGAACCTGTGGGGCACGGCGTCGGGTTTGGTCGTGGTGTACCCAATCCAGAGCCCGACGGTCCGGTCGCGGTCTGA
- the lysS gene encoding lysine--tRNA ligase → MTTSTHDEPGEANDFIAERRAKLARWRETGCAYPTKYQPRDEIGPLHDAYSALDAGADSGDVRRVAGRVMARRGHGKMTFVVVQDASGELQLMAQLDALGEQSYAELAEIDLGDYIGAEGSVIRTRRGELSLRISSWKLLSKSLRPLPEKFHGLTDVETRYRKRYLDLIVNEESRTVFLKRARIIRAIREFLDARGFMEVETPVLQPLYGGAMARPFTTHHNELERDLYLRIATELYLKRCIIGGIDRVYELGKDFRNEGVSFKHNPEFTMLETYEAYVDYNHVMDMVEAMTCHAAEAVGRLQVNFRNEVIDLTPPWPRVTMRQAILERTGIDIAEQRDVVSLQAAITDAGLAEKVPLVPTWGKQVDHVFAETVEPTLIQPVFIIEHPLELSPFAKKTPADPRFVERFEGFVAGMEMSNAFTELNDPEDQRLRFLQQVSDLHAGDAEAHQLDEAFLEAMEYGMPPTGGMGMGVDRLVMLLTGSSSIRDVILFPALRT, encoded by the coding sequence GTGACGACGTCGACACATGACGAGCCCGGCGAGGCGAACGACTTCATTGCCGAGCGGCGCGCCAAGCTCGCGCGGTGGCGCGAAACTGGCTGCGCCTACCCCACCAAGTACCAGCCTCGTGACGAGATAGGCCCACTTCACGACGCCTACTCAGCTCTCGACGCAGGCGCGGATTCTGGCGATGTGCGCCGTGTCGCTGGTCGAGTTATGGCGCGTCGCGGGCACGGCAAGATGACGTTCGTCGTCGTGCAGGACGCGAGCGGCGAACTACAGCTTATGGCCCAGCTCGACGCGCTTGGCGAGCAGTCCTACGCGGAGCTCGCCGAGATCGACCTTGGCGACTACATCGGCGCCGAAGGCAGCGTCATCCGTACACGGCGCGGCGAACTCTCGCTTCGCATCAGCTCATGGAAGCTCCTCAGCAAGTCGCTGCGGCCTCTGCCAGAGAAGTTCCACGGCCTGACGGACGTCGAGACGCGCTACCGCAAGCGTTACCTGGATCTCATCGTCAACGAAGAGTCGCGCACGGTGTTTCTAAAGCGAGCACGCATCATTCGCGCCATTCGTGAGTTCCTTGACGCCCGTGGGTTCATGGAGGTGGAGACGCCGGTTCTCCAGCCTCTCTACGGTGGCGCAATGGCGCGCCCGTTCACCACTCACCACAACGAGCTTGAGCGCGATCTGTACTTGCGCATCGCCACGGAGCTGTATCTCAAGCGCTGCATCATCGGTGGCATCGACCGGGTCTACGAACTCGGAAAGGACTTCCGCAACGAGGGCGTGAGCTTCAAGCATAACCCCGAGTTCACGATGCTCGAGACGTACGAAGCCTACGTTGACTACAACCACGTCATGGACATGGTTGAGGCGATGACTTGCCATGCGGCCGAGGCTGTTGGCCGGTTGCAGGTGAATTTCCGCAATGAGGTCATCGATCTCACGCCGCCGTGGCCGAGGGTCACCATGCGGCAGGCGATCCTGGAGCGAACGGGTATCGACATCGCTGAGCAGCGCGACGTCGTTTCGCTGCAGGCCGCCATTACCGACGCCGGCCTTGCCGAGAAGGTTCCGCTCGTACCGACGTGGGGCAAGCAGGTCGACCATGTCTTTGCGGAAACCGTGGAGCCGACGCTTATCCAGCCGGTCTTTATCATTGAGCATCCGCTTGAGCTGAGTCCTTTCGCCAAGAAGACGCCGGCGGATCCGCGCTTCGTGGAACGTTTCGAGGGGTTCGTCGCCGGCATGGAGATGAGCAACGCGTTCACCGAGCTCAACGACCCCGAGGATCAGCGGCTGCGTTTTCTTCAGCAGGTTTCCGATCTTCACGCCGGCGACGCCGAGGCGCACCAGCTCGACGAGGCGTTCCTCGAGGCGATGGAGTACGGCATGCCGCCGACCGGCGGCATGGGCATGGGCGTCGATCGCCTCGTGATGCTCCTTACGGGTTCGTCGTCCATCCGCGACGTCATACTCTTCCCGGCGCTGCGTACCTGA
- the greA gene encoding transcription elongation factor GreA: MIDREIILTPEGLQRLKEEIENLSSVKRDEVADRIRAARDFGDISENSEYEDAKNEQAMLEARIYALGERLRSAIVIDSESISTDRVGVGTKVTLQDMQAGDVVQYVIVGSAEADPTALKLSNESPVGRAIIGHKPGDKVTVVVPRGSKKFKVLAIEKA, from the coding sequence GTGATCGACCGCGAGATCATTCTCACGCCCGAAGGCTTACAGCGGCTCAAGGAGGAGATCGAGAATCTTTCGAGCGTCAAGCGTGACGAAGTGGCCGATCGCATTCGCGCGGCGCGCGACTTCGGCGATATCTCCGAGAACTCCGAGTACGAAGATGCCAAGAATGAGCAGGCCATGCTTGAGGCGCGGATCTACGCGCTTGGGGAGCGCCTGCGCAGCGCCATCGTCATCGATTCGGAGTCAATCTCCACCGATAGGGTCGGCGTGGGCACCAAGGTTACGCTTCAGGACATGCAAGCCGGAGACGTCGTGCAGTACGTCATCGTCGGATCGGCAGAAGCCGATCCGACGGCGCTGAAGCTCTCGAATGAGTCTCCTGTGGGTCGCGCCATTATCGGTCACAAGCCGGGTGACAAGGTTACAGTGGTCGTCCCGCGCGGCTCGAAGAAGTTCAAGGTTCTGGCGATCGAGAAAGCGTGA
- a CDS encoding tRNA-dihydrouridine synthase family protein has protein sequence MRDDDPLWRPLRIGSLTLDRRVFMAPMAGITTAPFRHSVRRWGAGLVFTEMISACGIRYRNRRTLDYLASTPDEHPIGFQLFGAEPAVVAAAALECVAAGADLIDLNMACPVRKVVKTGAGAALLDDRPRAVRMVAAVVAEVGPAVPVTVKIRAGLRAGDELGRRLAPEFVAAGASAVCLHPRSAAQLYHGVADHALTRGLAAELPIPVIASGDMESRAVALDLVEAGVAGVMLARHAVGRPWLFDEVLCASQAPSASQRASEVRLFAEEVMQALGERAVGHLRQFWPRFRRSGCLSKEVSLALMRANDIAGLRALLATDFW, from the coding sequence ATGCGCGATGATGATCCGCTGTGGCGGCCGCTTCGCATAGGCTCGCTCACGCTAGACCGGCGCGTGTTCATGGCGCCGATGGCGGGGATAACGACTGCGCCTTTCCGGCACAGCGTGCGGCGATGGGGGGCCGGGCTGGTCTTCACCGAGATGATCTCCGCGTGCGGTATTCGCTACCGCAACAGGCGCACGCTCGATTATCTCGCCAGCACGCCGGATGAGCACCCGATCGGGTTCCAGCTGTTTGGCGCAGAGCCGGCGGTAGTTGCGGCGGCTGCGTTGGAGTGTGTGGCGGCCGGCGCCGATCTCATTGATCTCAACATGGCCTGTCCGGTGCGTAAAGTCGTCAAGACCGGAGCCGGGGCGGCACTGCTCGATGATCGCCCGAGGGCGGTACGGATGGTGGCCGCGGTGGTCGCCGAAGTCGGCCCGGCGGTGCCGGTGACGGTCAAGATCCGCGCGGGTCTGCGTGCCGGCGACGAATTGGGCCGACGCCTGGCGCCGGAGTTCGTTGCGGCTGGAGCGAGTGCGGTCTGTCTTCATCCGCGCAGCGCGGCGCAGCTCTACCATGGTGTCGCCGATCACGCGCTGACTCGTGGTTTGGCGGCGGAACTGCCAATTCCAGTGATTGCCTCCGGCGATATGGAGAGTCGTGCTGTGGCTCTCGATCTGGTCGAGGCGGGTGTGGCCGGGGTCATGCTCGCTCGTCATGCGGTTGGTCGACCCTGGCTCTTCGACGAGGTTCTGTGTGCGTCGCAGGCACCGTCAGCGAGTCAGCGAGCCAGCGAGGTCCGGCTCTTCGCCGAAGAAGTCATGCAGGCCCTTGGGGAACGAGCAGTTGGGCATTTGCGGCAGTTCTGGCCGCGCTTCCGGCGTTCTGGCTGCCTTAGCAAAGAGGTTTCGCTCGCTCTGATGCGAGCGAACGATATTGCCGGTCTCAGGGCGCTCCTGGCGACTGACTTCTGGTAG
- a CDS encoding type III pantothenate kinase, which produces MLLAVDVGNTQTHLGLIDHGEVLADWRIATVRHRTCDEIAGLLQGLLALRGEDLTDGVDDVAIASVVPRLTEQWVEMCEKHLGVVAFVVGPGIRTGMRIAIKNPLEVGADRIVNSVAAFERYGGPCIVADYGTATTFDVVSAEGDYLGGVIAPGIEVSLDALTARAAKLVRFELVAPPHVIGKSTTEALQAGAVYGFAGETDGIVRAIRAELGTPARVVATGGLASMIARYAAVIDVIDSSLTLRGIDLVMRRQARS; this is translated from the coding sequence GTGCTGCTTGCGGTAGACGTCGGCAACACGCAAACCCATCTTGGCTTGATCGATCATGGCGAGGTGCTTGCCGATTGGCGCATCGCTACGGTTCGGCATCGCACCTGTGACGAGATCGCCGGACTGCTGCAGGGCCTTCTCGCGCTACGCGGGGAGGATCTGACCGACGGCGTAGACGACGTCGCAATTGCATCGGTCGTCCCGCGACTCACCGAGCAGTGGGTCGAGATGTGCGAGAAGCACTTGGGCGTGGTCGCGTTCGTTGTTGGACCAGGCATTCGAACCGGCATGCGCATCGCGATCAAGAACCCACTCGAGGTCGGCGCCGACCGTATCGTGAACTCTGTCGCCGCGTTCGAGCGCTACGGCGGTCCGTGTATCGTGGCCGACTACGGAACCGCGACCACGTTCGATGTGGTCTCTGCGGAAGGGGACTACCTGGGCGGCGTGATTGCTCCCGGCATTGAGGTCTCGCTCGACGCGCTGACGGCGAGAGCGGCGAAACTCGTGAGGTTCGAACTCGTGGCGCCGCCACATGTGATCGGGAAGTCGACAACGGAGGCGCTGCAGGCTGGCGCCGTGTATGGATTCGCCGGGGAGACCGACGGAATCGTTCGTGCGATACGAGCAGAGCTGGGCACACCTGCTCGCGTTGTGGCCACCGGAGGACTTGCGTCGATGATAGCTCGCTACGCTGCGGTGATCGACGTCATCGACTCGTCTCTCACGTTGCGCGGCATTGATCTCGTGATGCGCCGCCAGGCGCGCTCCTAG
- the nadC gene encoding carboxylating nicotinate-nucleotide diphosphorylase: MSRAYEEALRRAVQTALDEDLAGYGDVTGAVFAGLAAARVVARQDGVCSGARVLETAARLTDVSLRVDVRVADGERFDAGRVLAVVEGSAAAILAIERTVLNFLGRLSGVATLTAAYVEETAGTSTRIAATRKTTPGLRALEKRAVIDGGGIPHRFGLFDGVMVKDNHVAAAGGVLAAAALIRAQAPHAHGFEIEVDRLDQIEDALQAHPDVILLDNMDVATVREAVRRINRRAIVEVSGGVSLERVREFAACGVDVISVGALTTRAPWIDVALDMEE, translated from the coding sequence GTGAGCAGGGCGTACGAGGAGGCGTTGCGCCGCGCCGTCCAGACGGCGCTCGATGAAGACCTCGCGGGATACGGCGATGTGACTGGCGCAGTGTTCGCTGGTCTGGCTGCGGCGCGGGTTGTTGCGCGCCAAGACGGCGTGTGTAGTGGTGCCCGCGTCCTGGAGACGGCGGCGAGGCTCACGGACGTGTCGCTGCGGGTCGACGTGCGCGTCGCCGACGGTGAGAGGTTCGACGCCGGGCGTGTGCTCGCGGTAGTCGAAGGATCTGCCGCCGCGATTCTCGCGATCGAGCGGACGGTGCTCAACTTTCTGGGGCGCCTGAGCGGGGTCGCGACGCTGACGGCGGCCTATGTGGAAGAAACCGCCGGCACTTCGACTCGGATTGCGGCGACGCGTAAGACAACTCCAGGATTGCGTGCTCTCGAGAAGCGCGCGGTGATCGACGGCGGCGGCATTCCGCACCGCTTCGGCCTCTTCGACGGCGTGATGGTCAAAGACAACCACGTCGCGGCGGCCGGAGGTGTGTTGGCGGCCGCCGCTCTCATTCGCGCGCAAGCGCCGCACGCCCACGGTTTCGAGATCGAGGTCGACAGACTCGATCAGATCGAGGATGCGCTCCAGGCGCATCCGGACGTTATCCTCCTCGATAACATGGATGTGGCGACGGTGCGCGAAGCCGTACGCCGCATCAACCGTCGCGCTATCGTGGAGGTGTCTGGAGGAGTCAGTCTGGAGCGGGTGCGCGAGTTCGCCGCGTGCGGAGTCGACGTCATATCGGTGGGTGCGCTGACGACACGAGCGCCGTGGATCGATGTCGCGCTCGACATGGAGGAGTAG